Proteins encoded within one genomic window of Brassica rapa cultivar Chiifu-401-42 chromosome A09, CAAS_Brap_v3.01, whole genome shotgun sequence:
- the LOC103838173 gene encoding LOW QUALITY PROTEIN: uncharacterized protein LOC103838173 (The sequence of the model RefSeq protein was modified relative to this genomic sequence to represent the inferred CDS: deleted 2 bases in 1 codon), with product MDRLEETLISEEEEEEEEDVDFNPLLKETPSREASSSLSSDVETLDAEPVNSIITQSLSNGVREEEAKEEIAVVQAESTTPKVSPPQGSKEEEDDAICKRTRARYSLESFTLDDLEAFLQETDDEDDIPNVDDQEEYRKFLAAVLHGGDAPEVHSVHDDDEDNDLDFEIELEEALETDDDEPIPEKATTDDVTKQRRVTRQKRKQTISRIDDSPEQQAARLLRPILPVVQPVRMLLPAAPESLAVNSKGIGFTQSQIGELHCLIQDHLQLLIQVYSLCALDYSRQQIGAQVQGLISEMIQQHQGYVSRRSHLVVSGSASSVLNTVNLAGRYLTDVSSAVQDYRRCQVESGFDALSQRVPLFPLPLQHISSPPSMSLSHQQQTKKTLAATIVESAKKESVALVHKDIAKLAKTFLPLFKVSLYPHKPPAAAVSNRFLFTDAEDELLALGIMEYNSDWKAIKQRFLPCKGEHQIHIRQKNRRSSKAPDNPIKAVLRMKSSPLTPQEIERIEEGLRYFKFDWISVWKFIVPYRDPSTLPRQWRTALGIQKSYKLDDVKKEKRRLSDSKKRMSREQPASTKEDRHGASKANENHVGHELVENSGDTYLHEGFLADWRPGMPTLFCSTSMHSFGNAKNVPRNQPVQICTGEGSKTAQILTDTRMLAPGTSRAPIIMHSYHRARKLRNRSVVRLAPDLPPLNLPSSVRVISQSAFAKNQSVTSSKICTTKDGMSSDSGKGVLGTEPPCLSADGDSNGPPCEKDLPAESSSGMGETDNDSDLQMHPLLFRTPEHGQISCYPSNRDKGGSSAFSFFSDNRPQLLSLFNSPRQTNHSADQFQKKASSNDHEGALGDSCFHPLLQRTECETSYLTSGRGNLDTNIGKKRKLCQDTSSAVEETCIPGAARNDASLKSVSSNKHAKNVNSDINLSPRSSKVKDRGSVSAANISEFPDNSMIQREDGSEMPGSTATSDRCIDEMGDQSNLGIVMEQEELSDSDEETMEEEHVEFECEEMADSEGEEGSECEEIIEMQDKDNRSSAVEVASTDVGSGKELGRDSPSSPWLSLDPSSRPSCSKVRDTGKTEPADKTNMTQFGSSRSRRKRTPIKSRDAESKEDVGVARLRLGPLALPSVKKPRKCVGEAETSPSVLHVKQEVVDGNTTALHCVFNTDIETAMLLEEETQIPAKQRDRIHNLG from the exons ATGGATCGATTAgaagaaaccctaatttcagaagaggaggaggaggaagaagaagatgtcgaTTTCAATCCTCTTCTAAAAGAAACCCCTTCCCGTGAAGCTTCTTCCAGTTTGAGCTCTGACGTCGAAACTCTCGACGCTGAGCCTGTCAATAGCATCATTACTCAAAGCTTAAGCAACGGCGTCAGGGAAGAAGAAGCTAAGGAGGAAATCGCGGTGGTGCAAGCCGAATCAACAACCCCCAAGGTCTCTCCACCGCAAGGAtcgaaggaagaagaagatgacgcAATCTGCAAGCGAACTAGAGCTCGGTACTCCCTCGAGAGTTTCACTCTCGACGATCTCGAGGCTTTCCTTCAGGAGACTGACGACGAGGACGACATTCCAAACGTTGATGATCAGGAGGAGTACCGCAAGTTTCTCGCCGCCGTTTTACACGGCGGCGACGCCCCCGAGGTTCACTCCGTGCACGATGATGACGAGGATAACGATCTAGACTTCGAGATTGAGCTCGAGGAAGCGCTGGAGACTGACGACGACGAACCTATACCTGAAAAGGCCACAACTGATGACGTCACCAAGCAAAGGCGTGTGACTAGGCAGAAGAGAAAACAAACCATCTCTAGAATCGATGATTCTCCTGAGCAGCAGGCTGCGAGATTGTTACGCCCTATCTTGCCCGTTGTACAGCCTGTGAGGATGTTGCTTCCTGCTGCTCCTGAATCGCTTGCTGTTAACAGCAAAGGAATTGGCTTCACTCAGTCCCAGATTGGAGAGTTGCATTGTTTGATCCAAGATCACCTTCAGCTTCTCATCCAGGTTTACTCTCTTTGTGCACTTGATTATTCACGCCAACAGATTGGTGCCCAGGTTCAAGGACTTATCTCTGAGATGATCCAACAACACCAAGGATATGTTTCACGTCGAAGTCATCTTGTTGTCTCTGGTTCCGCATCATCTGTGCTGAATACTGTGAATCTAGCTGGCAGATATCTAACTGATGTTTCTAGCG CTGTTCAAGACTATCGAAGGTGTCAAGTGGAATCCGGTTTTGATGCTTTGTCTCAAAGAGTGCCATTATTTCCACTCCCTCTCCAGCATATCAGCAGTCCTCCTTCTATGTCGTTATCACATCAGCAGCAGACTAAGAAGACGTTAGCTGCTACAATCGTTGAATCGGCCAAAAAGGAATCTGTTGCCTTGGTCCATAAGGATATCGCCAAGTTAGCTAAAACGTTTCTGCCTTTGTTCAAAGTATCACTATATCCCCACAAGCCACCTGCTGCAGCTGTTAGCAATCGTTTCCTTTTCACTGACGCTGAGGATGA ATTGTTGGCTCTTGGAATTATGGAATATAACTCAGACTGGAAGGCAATAAAGCAGCGCTTTCTTCCATGTAAAGGCGAGCATCAG ATTCATATTAGGCAAAAAAACCGGAGATCATCTAAAGCGCCAGATAATCCAATTAAG GCAGTTTTGAGGATGAAAAGCTCTCCCCTGACCCCGCAAGAGATAGAACGTATAGAAGAG GGACTTAggtatttcaaatttgattggATCTCGGTGTGGAAATTCATTGTGCCTTATCGAGACCCATCCACACTGCCAAGGCAATGGCGCACTGCCCTTGGAATCCAGAAGTCGTATAAGCTCGACGATGTCAAAAAGGAGAAGCGGCGATTATCTGATTCAAAGAAAAGAATGTCCAGAGAGCAGCCGGCATCTACAAAAGAG GACCGTCATGGTGCTTCTAAGGCCAATGAAAATCATGTTGGACATGAATTGGTGGAAAATTCAGGTGACACATACCTTCATGAAGGATTTTTAGCAGACTGGAGGCCTGGCATGCCAACTCTCTTTTGTTCTACATCTATGCACTCCTTTGGCAATGCAAAGAATGTTCCCCGCAATCAGCCAGTACAAATATGTACTGGTGAAGGGTCTAAAACTGCGCAAATTCTCACAGATACGCGGATGCTGGCACCCGGTACCTCAAGAGCACCGATAATTATGCATTCATATCATCGTGCTCGTAAACTACGCAACAGAAGTGTAGTGAGACTAGCCCCTGATTTACCTCCACTTAACCTTCCATCTTCGGTCCGTGTTATCTCACAGTCTGCTTTTGCGAAGAATCAGTCTGTAACATCCTCCAAAATATGTACCACTAAAGATGGCATGTCTAGTGATTCTGGGAAGGGAGTTTTGGGTACGGAGCCTCCGTGCCTCTCAGCTGACGGAGATAGCAATGGCCCCCCTTGCGAGAAAGATTTGCCTGCAGAGAGCTCCTCTGGGATGGGCGAGACGGACAATGACTCAGATCTTCAAATGCATCCTTTATTGTTCCGGACCCCTGAGCATGGACAAATTTCATGTTACCCTTCAAACAGAGACAAAGGAGGTTCTAGTGCCTTTAGTTTCTTTTCTGACAATCGACCTCAGCTGCTGAGTCTTTTCAACAGTCCGAGGCAAACCAATCACTCAGCTGATCAGTTTCAGAAAAAAGCATCATCAAATGATCACGAGGGAGCACTGGGGGACAGCTGTTTTCATCCTCTTCTTCAAAGAACTGAGTGTGAAACGAGTTATCTTACTAGTGGGCGTGGGAACTTAGACACAAATATTGGCAAGAAACGCAAATTATGTCAGGATACTTCTAGTGCTGTCGAGGAGACTTGTATCCCTGGTGCTGCTCGTAATGATGCCAGCCTGAAATCTGTCAGTTCTAACAAGCATGCTAAAAATGTGAACTCAGATATCAATCTAAGTCCGAGATCTTCTAAAGTAAAAGATCGTGGTAGTGTCTCAGCAGCAAATATTTCAGAATTTCCAGACAATTCTATGATTCAACGTGAAGATGGCTCTGAAATGCCTGGATCAACTGCTACTAGTGATAGATGCATTGACGAGATGGGTGATCAATCTAATCTAGGTATAGTGATGGAACAGGAGGAATTAAGTGATTCTGACGAAGAGACGATGGAAGAAGAACATGTCGAGTTTGAGTGTGAAGAGATGGCTGACTCAGAAGGGGAAGAGGGCTCTGAGTGCGAAGAAATCATTGAAATGCAAGATAAG GATAACAGAAGCTCTGCAGTAGAAGTGGCTTCAACAGATGTCGGTTCTGGCAAAGAACTAGGCAGAGATTCTCCAAGCAGTCCTTGGTTAAGTCTGGATCCCAGTAGCCGTCCCTCATGTAGTAAGGTTAGGGACACAGGGAAGACAGAACCAGCAGATAAAACGAACATGACACAATTTGGTTCTAGTAGATCACGCAGAAAGAGGACACCAATAAAGAGCAGAGATGCAGAATCCAAGGAAGACGTAGGTGTTGCTCGGTTGAGACTGGGTCCTCTT GCCCTCCCTTCAGTGAAGAAACCAAGGAAGTGTGTCGGAGAGGCAGAAACAAGTCCAAGTGTATTGCATGTCAAGCAAGAAGTAGTTGATGGCAACACGACAGCCTTACATTGTGTTTTTAACACTGATATTGAAACAGCCATGCTGTTGGAAGAAGAAACTCAAATACCGGCCAAGCAG AGAGATAGAATCCACAACTTAGGATGA